In the genome of Labrus bergylta chromosome 7, fLabBer1.1, whole genome shotgun sequence, the window atggaggaaaaaaaggcaaTGACTGACATTAGGAATCGTTTGTAaaggtcaataaaaaaaaacacagtgaaccCACCAAAGGAGAGAGGATGGGGAGGAAGATGGTAATGGTGGCAGCATTGCTGGCCACCTCCGTCACCGTGGTGACGATGATGCAGGCGACTGTGATAGTGGCCAAGACTGgcaggtcacccagaggtgtcAGCAGCTTGGCAACCCACTGAGAGAGGCCTGATACctgcacgcacacatacacaaacaaacacatattaCGACCACTGAATTATCAGTCAGCAGGATTTCaaacttgtttaaatgtcaataGTTGAGCACTAAGCTGAAGAAGCGGACATAATTGTCCTTTGTTCGAGCTATAATCACCTGtgttctgcattgttgtgttagcatgctaatgttagcgctctttagttagcttgtagcttcacactgcatgtaaattgacacagaatgagcgtgatctaaaaactcttactaacatccaaataatcagtgagtatgttcttcttctctagtccttgactaaaacagcttttatacacaagtggaggagccagccgtcccgtccatgtaaacacagctctgacaacaacacaaccaacagtcatgactcagagacacatttacacaggatagacttgatttctgctttatttatgtgtcaCATGTTGCTCATTCCTCCTTTAACAGATTTGAACCCGGAGGTGTGGGGAGTGATGGAGACCATGGGGGATAGGTagttaacttttgttttttttgacattttaattgttGATATTCTTTCGGAAAGTGAAAGTTGCTCAAGCGATTTAGGTCGTCTTGTATTGATTTGAGTAATGATGTGAAATTTAGATTTTACTACTTCTAATATAGGGGGACTTGAGAGATCCTGTACGGGCCTTTTCCATGTTGTGCCTTGTCTTCCCTGTGACGAGGCATAAAGATAAGAACTGTTTGACATGATCGAGAGCTTCAGGAGAGCTGGTCAATGAACCCTGAGATGAGAATGTGTTTTCACCTCTGTGCCTTCAGCGAGTGCAAAGCCTCCACCGACCAGCAGGGCGACCTTCCAGGGCATGGAGACCTGGAACTCTTTCCAAGAAATCATGGTCTCTGGatggagagataaaaaaaaacatcctgctcATATCTCTGCCGACAGACAGAATCCCTCTCTCGGTACAAAATCAGTACAATAAACACTCATTAACATTCATCATGTTCAGAATATTATGGGTTATATTTATCAGACACAAAGAAGAAGGATTAAAACGAAGAGTATTTTCCTCTGAATTGATCGAAtatgaagtggaaaaaaataaacaacttgaGTGAACGCACTTCATTACATAACACATGTGAATAACCCTTTCCGATCCCAGCTGAAttgttatgttttgtgtatttacCATATTTCTGCGAGGGTCCGCTGGCAGGTacgatgaagaagaggagacccagcagcagagctacagtGGCGTCGGTGATGTAGCCGGACGGACTGCAAGAAtcaaggacaaaaaaagttaTAAACCAGGATTTTGTATTATAGCAAAGACAGGaaaatgcaggacacagctattgctttgaggagctctgagacttatttaaactggttgaagaggagtagaatatgtcacctttaagacACGTTCTGACTTCTCTACCCTGTTAGCTCAagtgaaaagtgaaaaatatttaaagaaagctTTCAGTCTGGAATTTGATAGCTGGATGTTTCCTACATTGAATTGAACAAATACAACCGTTGTGACGGTCAGAGCCTCACCTTTAACCGTCAGGCTTCTACTAATATGTTCTCTCTCACTTGTTCTTAGAGGTATCAGTTAGCCAGATTCAGAGCATCTGGGCCCGGTGGTCTCATGGCGCGAAGCccagtgtgtgtctctctctctcatctaaACCTGGCTCCTCAACATCCCACACTTCATTATGCCACACATCCACATGCACACTACTGACAGACACACTCCATGTTTGCAATCAGCCTGTCAATTGTttccttttaaacattttttttttacaataattaATTACTATTTGCAATCAAATATCTCGTCCTCGCCGAGTTAAGACACCATGCATGACACAAAATATGTTATTTTCCTGACAATTAAATAACGTGATATGTTTCCTAAAATGTTTGAGTACTAAAATAGAGGGACGATTCAAATGATCTTAAAGGTTAATGTAAGGCTGATTTCGAAACTGCGTACTACATattactatctaaatcagtataaactgcatactgagttcaacagtagtatttagtatgactgccagtcgtcggttattttgcagtatgcttggcaCGGTTAAACTGGTTTCCGGTCCTGGAATGCGGAAATAAACAACAGCCCATCTGGAGGtaattaacataattaaaataaaacaagtctaCAATCTCTCATATATTCTGTCATTTATATACAATGCCCTGGGTTGAAATATGATTGGCATGCTATTAAAGTTGTAGTATACTTTTCAGACATTCAGGTTTAActtttactcagctgtgaataatatgTAGTAATAGAGCAAGCTAAGGACCCTGGaactgcagctgctgctccagctgtgGCACATGCACTGTACAGTCTAAAAAGCAGGAAAAGCCGAGGTGGTAAGACATATACTGTAGGCTATTATTGGTTATTGGTTCATGCCCATGATGTGGCGAGATATTCAGTCACCGCCACTgacgagttcaaacagctgcgctccggcattttgatctctgacctggcactttgcattttggggaaacagtacgcgaggtagactggtccgatgcatactgtacatttttcccgaatcagtatgacatcctggtatttttggcatacagCGGATCTcgcggtttcgaaaacagcctaAATGTATAGTTTCTTTATTAAAATGGATACATTTTCCCCGAGATTATCCTACTTGTGTCATGTTTAGCCATCTTTACACAAACAGAAGTttcattttgtatattttcagcTGCAGATGAATCCACTTTGGTGCTCGGTGCTTGCGGGCTCTTGCGCTCTTTTGCACGCTCTGTGGAGATCTGTGTTCAAATAAAtcacagtgaaataaaaagtaaagtGACTCACTGAGGGAAGAGAGAAGCCCAGCCCGGTATGAAACCAGGAGATCTGGTCAACCACAACAAAACCATCAGCAGGAAAACTGAACCAGTGAAGATCTCCTGAGGACtgaacagagggagggaggatgatttattttgtggatGAGTTAAAGAAACAATACTGGATACACAGAATCAATGTGAGAGAATGATCAGATGTTtatggaagccctaagaggacatgcatccatacattttattactCCTGCACACAAAGTTTACATTCATgaataaaactaaactaaagaaagagagagagagagtaatcaCCTCATGGGTCCCAGCGACCTGTACTCTTCTTCTATCACTCTCCTGGCTGCTTGGTCTCCCTCGCTCTTCCTTCCTCCACATCTCCACAGGAACctgaagctgtgtttgtgtgtgcgtgagagagagtgtgtgtgtgtgtgtgttcagggcaCACACGCTGATTATATGATTGATAGCAGACAGAAAAATGCTCACATTGATCTACATTGATTGACTGTGATTGGGTAAAATGCACACTGTGTGATGGTCACCAGCGCCCATAATTGACCTTTCTGACCTTCCATCGCACagctaatgctaacattagcatgatGACCATGCATCGTTTGCAGGTTGTATTAGCATGAAAGAATGGAGTTCTGAGATTATATCCAACATTTGTAATATCCATCAAGAGTTACTCATAAAGTCAGTttgtttgaaagcatttttactcctTCAAGACTCAGAGTTAAACCTAAGAACCACCatcaactccttcatgaaaaatcacaacccaagtttctgttatttttcaacCAGTCATATTTAttgaaaggtcacatattctgcaaaagacacttcaccatgtttcctaacactaatatgtgtcactagtctgtctacaaagtccatcctctctgtctttcgcctgctccacttttcagaaaatgtgtgctctaacaggccgtttggagattttccctttatgacatcacaaagggcagtagcccctcccccaggtgggtgacactcccacagcttggtgtttgttctgccctctgagtctgccttctcaccataaacaataggacttggagcgagaaagcccgagacacccaagcccttccagagagggggcgtggtcagaaacagctcatttacatatttaaaggtacagacacagaaacagactgttctgagcagggctgaaatagaggggtttgtaGGTATGCGAACATTTTTATAAGGAAAAACTACTGActatatctttaaatatgtaatattCATTCAAACCAAGCGACAACCTCTGGAATTGTAAAATCATGCAGTTCGTTGAGTGTTCattagaggctggctgcaggaacaccggaagtcacatacacaccacagacaaaaaggcagtttttacagcataaataaacatatttgcAGCATGGTACAAAAAAACGAAATATGGGGGACACTCACTCTGAGCCAATGAAGAGCCAGCACAGCCAAATCCAtgtgagcagcagcatgatCACACTGATGGGCAGACACAACAGAAGCCAGTTCCCAAAGTTTACACAGTTACAGTTTGGGTAAATCCTGGATTCAAAAACAAGGATTGAAGATTAAATTCAGTTTTCTAAAAAGCACATCAAAGCTTTGAATGCATGCAGTTTTAGATTTGACAAATGCCAACCCTTTCACAGATTGAGTTATTTTCTATACATTTTTCATCTCGCCTCAAAGCCTTTACAGGATTCTCTGTTTTGTCTCTCCcttctttttgactttttcccctttcctttaaatgtgacggctccttttctctgtttcatacCCACACCATACACCCAGCATGTCAGGAGCACACAGCACTCACTGGTTGAGGTACTCGGAGAAGATGAGGTTAGGCGAGGTGCCGGGCAGCGTGCTGATGCCTCCGATGTTGGAGGAGTAGGCCACGCTGATGCACATGGCTTTACAAATCATCAGGTCACGTTTACTCCTGCTGGGAGCCGCAGGCTGACTCATGGCAACCTGCAAGACAAAACCAAGGGGGAAATTATAgttgagaaacagagaggaaggagaagcaAACACAAAAGTTGTTGGTCTTAGTAAGAGAACAACAATCTGCTTCATTAGCAGTGGCTTTAGTAGCATTATCGACAAGTATTGTCAGTCTCTCTAGGTGTCATTTTTAGGGCTATAGATGTACTTGTGGTTAAAGCAGGCGCAGCACCAGCAGTTTGAAACATGAATAATAATTGATTCTACAGGGATGAATGAATCTTTAAGTGTTTCTGTACCTGAGCTGCAACCGGCTGAGACACTGTCTGTATCTGAAAACAAGTCAACTTTTCTTCAGGAACATCTGGACGCTTCTGGTTACTGAGAGACACAGATGTAATAAATCTCCCACAATGCCCCGGGACAGTgaaggaatcacaaaaagacaaCAGTGATCACTGAGCAACAGTGACCATTAAGGAAGCGTATCTTCTCATACCTCACAttgtcctccatcttttcaacaTGGCAGTCAGTTTCTGCAAGAAAAACAGACCTGGGTtgacttctctctcttcttaagGTGCTGCTGTGAAGTAATTTCATGGCAATTAACTGGAAAGGGTGGAAAATTACCTCAACAAGCACCTATGATGTTTCGCTCCCAGGGTGAcaattatcacttttatttcactcCTCTGGTTATTACTCGATGGTGAAGCTTAAACAAACAATTATTTCCCAATAATTTAAGCCCTAACTAATACTTTTTATGTGACAAAATCAAAAAGCTCAAGTGTTAAGTGTTGCTTTCAACGCAATGTGGTAATACGGACACATTTCAGTAAATGTACTGAGGAAAAGTACTGAGGTTGGATGCCGAGTTATATGTGGAAAAATTACGAGTAATGGTAGTGACATAATCTCAACTAATTTTGATCATTCTTTTCGGGAGGATTTGTGCAATTAATAAATCCAGGTACCATCAAGTTGCAGATTGGGGTTGACTTCACCAGCGCCTCCTCCTTCGTTGGCCTTCAGGATCTGCTGGAGAACAGCCTCCACGATGGGCATCACCATGGTAACGGCTGAGGTGTTCTGGACCCACATGGAGAGGAATGCACAGCCGGACATGAAGCCCAACATCAGCCTGGAGAGGGTAACATACTGCCTCCTCAATAAGCAACTTAATACTGTCAATGTTACTATCTAACCTCAAGAGAACCCCTTGATAGAGTGCACCGATCGAAATTAAGCAAATATAGAGAAATGTAAAATGGCTGAGGGTCGAGGGCTGAGGGAATGGAGAGATTTTGATTTTCTTCTAGTGTGGGATTTTTTGACCACATGAGATTGTGTTTCCACATATAAAAAAACGATGTTAAAGTAATATTTTGGAGGAGAGAAGGGTGTTGCTCACCATGCAGGGTTGACTCCCACCATGAGGACGAGCCTCAAGGCGATTCTGCGGTGGAGACCCCACTTCTCAATGGACGTGGCGAGGCAGGTCACGCCCAGCAGCAAGAGGTGGAAGTCTTTAAAGTACTCCTTTGCCacctggaggagaaacagagagcgAGGGATAGGAGAGTAAAAGTGTAAATGATAGAAAGCATTAAAAAGAAACGTAGATTTGCACACAGCCAGGTGCTATATGTTGGTGAGCAGGTTGTAGGTAATGTAGGGATATTAAGAActaaaactttttaaatgtttttaaagtaacaCAAATAGTGTGGCCTGCTTACAGATACATGGACTCACATCTGACGACTTCATGATGCCAAACATGGGGAAGAGGGCGGCGGGGAGCATGGCGGTCATGGACAGAGGAATCACCTCCGTCACCCAGTACGTCGccaacagcagcaacacaaaggCACATTCTGCCTCCTACagtgcacaacacacacacatacacacacacacacacacacacacacacacacacacacacactggtgtaTCAGCTTCGACTGACTAACCTCCATATAGAAATATTATACTCTACTTTCCCGAAGACAATCCCAGCAGTTTTGATATCTctcactctgatcctgtatttgatcatgcctataaacccctctatttcagccctgctcagaacaggctgtttctgtgtctgtacctttaaatgtaaatgagctgtgtctgaccacgccccctctctggaaaggcTTCGGTCGGCTCGggcatgtcctattgtttacggtgagaaggcagactcagagggcagaacaaacacttagctgtgggagtgtcacccacctgggggaggggttactgccctttgtgatgtcatgaatggaaaatctccaaaagatggagaggattgacttttctcatcattggggggtttgtagacagactagagacacatattactGAAATGAAACCATGGTACTGTAAAGGGCATTtagcacaatatgtgacctttaagaatcTGAATCATTTTTATTGGCCTGTTAGCTCACATATACAAAGAATTTGACTTTGATTAACTTTGCTCTCAACATACAAATGAATAAcctaaaatattaaacaaataaagacaaactgagACTAAACATGCATTTATAACCTCCTCTGCAATGATTAGAGCCACCTGTCATCCCAAAATCTTCACCCTTTTAACACAGTAAGAATTGATTCTTGTATTTTCTTACGCAGGTTTTCTGTAAGTTTGGTTCAAATTTGCACCACAATTCAAGGGAAATCTGGCCTCTGTGTGCTGACGCTGCTTGAGCTCAGGTACAATGTATATGTTTGTTTCCTGAAAATCTGCTAAACAATActggaaaaacacagaaaagtaaCTGTAAACCCTAAATATAGGGATTCAAATCTGTTACAGAAGTTCTTTCAGCTGTTTAAATCGGCTCATGAACTCtaatgaatgttttattttctattataATCATTATTGCCCTCATAGCACTGgtcttttatttaaaggagACTCACCTTTGTACCGAtgacaagaagaagaggaagcagcagcagcggcgtcAGAACAATCACGGCGACGCTGCGATAGTACCACAACCTTCTGCTCAACCTCTGCAGCATTTTTCACGCTTCCCTTTCTTCTGTTTGGAGGGTTCTCGCTGTAATCCTGAGGTTGTAGGTAGGAAGACTGAAAAGCCGATGATTGTTACCACAATGTTTGCAGGTTGACCTTCGGAGATTCCAATCAAACACAATTGCAGGTTACGCGTTCGTATCTGCAGCAGTTTTCTCCAGCAAAGATACCAAAGCTGGTTACTCATTGCTGGTTATCTTTGCACCAACACAGAAGTGGGACAATAATGTGACACAACCTCTTATTTATGGTACTTTAAAGAGTGTGGGATTTCACACTTtctacattcacacacatctgTGGACGAGGAAGAATGTTTGAGTGGTTCACTTTAGAGGTTTTGTGACTTTTTCCAAATGTTCACAGCGATCGTAGGAagcagtttaaaatgttgctttacAGTTTTTTCTCGTCAAATTATTTACGTTTGATGAGATGCTAATAGTCTagtgtttgtgctaagctaggctaaaacAATGTTTATGACCTTTTTGCAACTAGTTTAAATCTTCATGTCACATGTTTTAATTCAGACCAATCTGCTAAAAAGAGATGAACATCTTTCGAAATATTTtcttaaaagtataaaaaatgcatttcttgCGGGTTTTTTAAATATGTCTGAAGTGTTTAGTGAATGATTGATTCAGGTGTGTCAGTCACCTGAAAGACAACAGAGGTCAGTGAGTTCAGTTCACACGTGTAATAAATGAGAGCTTTACTCACGGTGTTGAGCAACCATTCAGGCTCCTAAAGGAAGTCATTGCTGAGGATTGCTGTGTTTCTTTCAATTCAATTCTCAATTCTTTCAATTCTCCACAAATTTATAACAGATTTTAACTGGATCAAATTACAATAAAAcggtccagggtgtaaccccgcctctcgcccaatggcaACAGGGATCAGATCCAGACCCCCGCCACCCtgaacggaaaaaaaaaaaaaatgggggtGAAACTCGGCATGTTTTCATCCATGCTGAATTGATGGAAGGACATAAAGATCTAAGTAGAAGTTGTGGTAAACTTATACTTGTATACGATATTTGTAAAATCATGAGCGATTTAAAAATCTATCGTTCTTTTAAGGGAGTTTTGTGACTTTGTCCCTTTCAAAACGTTGCTGTCACGTTCGCTGTCTGCCAACGTGACTTGACCTTGGATAAGCAGAATAATATATATAGATAGAAGCTACACTGGAATTAATTTCCACAAGTCATGACTGTCATGAACTTTATTCCAGATTtcagacaaaatgttttttgtgtgacGGACAGaatgaaggagggaggaaacagtgacaaaagaaaggaaacaaaggGGTCTTTCTTAACGAGCCGAAGCAGGTGTGCTGTCGGTGATGTGCTTGCCCGTAGCTGGCTGAGGGTCCAGGTACTCAGCCATGACGGAGATCTGGCTGAAGTGGCGACGAGcaagcgtgtgtttgtgttggatcCTGCGGATGAACGTCCCCTCGTAcgcctgagacacacacacacacacacacacacacacacacacacacacacacacacacacacacacacacacacacacaggagggagACTCTGTTAGTGTAACAGCTGGAGTTCCAATTTAACCAGCTGTTTTTCACAGTTTGACCAGATAAACAAAGACACCAAAACAAAGTGTCAGAGTGATCACCATGGTTTATTCACAAGGCaggaagcatgtttttt includes:
- the slc13a1 gene encoding solute carrier family 13 member 1 isoform X1, with amino-acid sequence MLQRLSRRLWYYRSVAVIVLTPLLLLPLLLVIGTKEAECAFVLLLLATYWVTEVIPLSMTAMLPAALFPMFGIMKSSDVAKEYFKDFHLLLLGVTCLATSIEKWGLHRRIALRLVLMVGVNPAWLMLGFMSGCAFLSMWVQNTSAVTMVMPIVEAVLQQILKANEGGGAGEVNPNLQLDETDCHVEKMEDNVSNQKRPDVPEEKLTCFQIQTVSQPVAAQVAMSQPAAPSRSKRDLMICKAMCISVAYSSNIGGISTLPGTSPNLIFSEYLNQIYPNCNCVNFGNWLLLCLPISVIMLLLTWIWLCWLFIGSDFRFLWRCGGRKSEGDQAARRVIEEEYRSLGPMSPQEIFTGSVFLLMVLLWLTRSPGFIPGWASLFPHPSGYITDATVALLLGLLFFIVPASGPSQKYETMISWKEFQVSMPWKVALLVGGGFALAEGTEVSGLSQWVAKLLTPLGDLPVLATITVACIIVTTVTEVASNAATITIFLPILSPLAEAIHVNPLYVLIPTTLCTSFSFLLPVSNPPNAVVFAYGHIDILDMVKAGLGVNMIGVLATLLAVSTWGVPLFSLDTYPEWAPVLPGFNSTMP
- the slc13a1 gene encoding solute carrier family 13 member 1 isoform X2, with product MLQRLSRRLWYYRSVAVIVLTPLLLLPLLLVIGTKEAECAFVLLLLATYWVTEVIPLSMTAMLPAALFPMFGIMKSSDVAKEYFKDFHLLLLGVTCLATSIEKWGLHRRIALRLVLMVGVNPAWLMLGFMSGCAFLSMWVQNTSAVTMVMPIVEAVLQQILKANEGGGAGEVNPNLQLDETDCHVEKMEDNVSNQKRPDVPEEKLTCFQIQTVSQPVAAQVAMSQPAAPSRSKRDLMICKAMCISVAYSSNIGGISTLPGTSPNLIFSEYLNHVIMLLLTWIWLCWLFIGSDFRFLWRCGGRKSEGDQAARRVIEEEYRSLGPMSPQEIFTGSVFLLMVLLWLTRSPGFIPGWASLFPHPSGYITDATVALLLGLLFFIVPASGPSQKYETMISWKEFQVSMPWKVALLVGGGFALAEGTEVSGLSQWVAKLLTPLGDLPVLATITVACIIVTTVTEVASNAATITIFLPILSPLAEAIHVNPLYVLIPTTLCTSFSFLLPVSNPPNAVVFAYGHIDILDMVKAGLGVNMIGVLATLLAVSTWGVPLFSLDTYPEWAPVLPGFNSTMP
- the slc13a1 gene encoding solute carrier family 13 member 1 isoform X3, with the protein product MVGVNPAWLMLGFMSGCAFLSMWVQNTSAVTMVMPIVEAVLQQILKANEGGGAGEVNPNLQLDETDCHVEKMEDNVSNQKRPDVPEEKLTCFQIQTVSQPVAAQVAMSQPAAPSRSKRDLMICKAMCISVAYSSNIGGISTLPGTSPNLIFSEYLNQIYPNCNCVNFGNWLLLCLPISVIMLLLTWIWLCWLFIGSDFRFLWRCGGRKSEGDQAARRVIEEEYRSLGPMSPQEIFTGSVFLLMVLLWLTRSPGFIPGWASLFPHPSGYITDATVALLLGLLFFIVPASGPSQKYETMISWKEFQVSMPWKVALLVGGGFALAEGTEVSGLSQWVAKLLTPLGDLPVLATITVACIIVTTVTEVASNAATITIFLPILSPLAEAIHVNPLYVLIPTTLCTSFSFLLPVSNPPNAVVFAYGHIDILDMVKAGLGVNMIGVLATLLAVSTWGVPLFSLDTYPEWAPVLPGFNSTMP